In a single window of the Rhizobiaceae bacterium genome:
- a CDS encoding peptidylprolyl isomerase: MRGVRKRLVLLSVLAAFAAGAVGTSVPAVASEVKYIVNGQAITTYDIQRRAAFLKLQRAKGNVNQLASDQMIEQSLKQAEMKRMNIRISDRQVDDAYARFAKNNKMTLEQLDTVMSKSGVTKSHFKEYIRSQMGWGQVVNAKAGGNGDGRVTEQEAVRRMLQQGGQKPRATEYMLQQVIFVVPAKERAKLPARRREAEAMRNRFNGCNASRELAKGLIDVTVRDLGRVLEPQLPIDWADSIKATKAGGATKVRDTERGVEFIGICSAREVSDDRVAQMVFQQEENGGPDAGGDDLSKKFLKELRDKAKITQR; this comes from the coding sequence ATGCGCGGTGTGAGGAAAAGACTGGTCCTGTTGAGTGTGCTGGCCGCATTTGCAGCCGGAGCTGTAGGCACGAGCGTTCCTGCGGTCGCCAGCGAGGTCAAGTACATCGTCAACGGACAGGCGATCACCACCTATGACATCCAGCGCCGCGCCGCTTTCCTGAAGCTTCAGCGCGCGAAGGGGAACGTCAACCAGCTTGCTTCCGACCAGATGATCGAGCAATCGCTCAAACAGGCGGAAATGAAGCGGATGAATATCCGCATCAGCGATCGGCAGGTGGACGACGCCTATGCCAGGTTCGCAAAGAACAACAAGATGACGCTCGAACAGCTCGACACTGTCATGAGCAAATCAGGCGTGACGAAATCTCATTTCAAGGAGTACATCCGCAGCCAGATGGGCTGGGGGCAGGTCGTGAACGCCAAGGCGGGCGGCAATGGCGACGGGCGCGTCACCGAGCAGGAAGCCGTGCGCCGCATGCTTCAGCAGGGCGGCCAGAAGCCGCGCGCGACCGAATACATGCTCCAGCAGGTGATCTTTGTGGTTCCCGCCAAGGAGCGCGCGAAGCTGCCGGCGCGCCGCCGTGAAGCGGAGGCGATGCGCAACAGGTTCAACGGCTGCAATGCGTCGCGTGAGCTCGCGAAGGGCCTGATCGACGTGACCGTGCGCGATCTCGGACGCGTACTTGAGCCCCAACTGCCGATCGACTGGGCGGATTCGATCAAGGCGACCAAGGCCGGAGGCGCCACCAAGGTTCGCGATACGGAACGCGGCGTGGAATTCATCGGGATTTGCAGTGCCCGCGAAGTGTCGGACGACCGCGTTGCGCAGATGGTATTCCAGCAGGAAGAAAACGGCGGTCCGGACGCAGGCGGCGATGATCTGTCCAAGAAGTTCCTGAAGGAGCTTCGTGACAAGGCCAAGATCACACAACGCTAA
- the pdxA gene encoding 4-hydroxythreonine-4-phosphate dehydrogenase PdxA, whose protein sequence is MTKILALTSGDPSGVGPELALACWRLRHPLGLPPFFLLSDPDFLRSRMRRLDMNIPIAIADPQTAASAFSDALPVVPLAANFADSPATPLRENAAGVIEAIDRAVELVMAGDASAVVTCPIAKKPLYDAGFAFPGHTEYLAHLAQSRTGKAVLPVMMLAGPDLRTVPVTIHIPLAEVPRQLTTDLIFDTARIVAHDLTARFGIERPRLAIAGMNPHAGEGGALGREDAEIVLPTVERLRGEDIDARGPLPADTMFHARARATYDAALCMYHDQALIPAKTLAFDEAVNVTLGLPFVRTSPDHGTAFDIAGKGVAKHESLVAALRMAAGMAWREGL, encoded by the coding sequence ATGACCAAGATTCTGGCGCTCACTTCGGGCGATCCTTCCGGGGTGGGACCTGAACTCGCGCTGGCCTGCTGGCGGCTTCGGCATCCGCTCGGCCTGCCGCCCTTCTTCCTGCTGTCCGATCCCGACTTCCTGCGAAGCCGCATGCGCCGCCTGGATATGAACATCCCAATCGCGATCGCCGATCCGCAGACGGCCGCCTCGGCGTTTTCCGATGCCCTGCCGGTCGTGCCACTTGCCGCTAACTTCGCCGATAGCCCTGCAACGCCGTTGCGGGAAAATGCAGCCGGGGTGATCGAGGCCATCGACCGCGCGGTCGAACTGGTCATGGCCGGCGATGCCTCAGCCGTCGTCACCTGCCCGATTGCAAAGAAGCCGCTCTATGATGCGGGCTTCGCCTTCCCCGGACACACCGAATATCTTGCGCATCTGGCGCAGTCGCGAACCGGCAAGGCTGTCCTTCCCGTGATGATGCTTGCCGGACCCGATCTCAGGACGGTGCCGGTGACGATCCATATTCCGCTGGCCGAAGTGCCGCGACAACTGACCACCGATCTCATATTCGACACCGCGCGGATCGTTGCGCACGACCTGACCGCGCGCTTTGGAATCGAAAGGCCGAGGCTGGCGATAGCGGGGATGAACCCGCATGCAGGTGAAGGTGGCGCGCTCGGTCGCGAGGATGCAGAGATCGTGCTTCCGACCGTCGAGCGGCTGCGCGGCGAAGACATTGATGCGCGAGGCCCCCTCCCCGCGGACACGATGTTCCACGCCCGCGCACGTGCGACCTATGATGCGGCGCTGTGCATGTATCACGACCAGGCGCTCATTCCGGCCAAGACGCTGGCATTCGACGAAGCCGTCAACGTAACGCTTGGGCTGCCCTTCGTGCGCACATCGCCTGACCATGGAACGGCGTTCGACATTGCCGGCAAGGGCGTGGCGAAGCACGAAAGCCTTGTCGCAGCTTTGCGCATGGCCGCCGGCATGGCATGGCGCGAGGGCCTCTGA
- the rsmA gene encoding 16S rRNA (adenine(1518)-N(6)/adenine(1519)-N(6))-dimethyltransferase RsmA, giving the protein MAALDGLPPLRAVIEENGLNAKKALGQNFLLDLNLTSKIARSAGDLTQSTVLEIGPGPGGLTRALLLNGARKVIAVERDERCRPALDDIAAHYPGRLEVIFGDALKIDMSALADGLPLKIVANLPYNVGTELLVRWLTVPDWPPSYESMTLMFQREVAQRIVAAPGSDAYGRLGVLAGWRTNARIVFDVPPQAFTPPPKVTSSVVHLVPRHEPLPADVARLARVTEAAFGQRRKMLRQSLKSLGGERLLAATGIDGTRRAETLAVAEFVALANAI; this is encoded by the coding sequence ATGGCCGCGCTCGACGGACTGCCACCCTTGCGCGCGGTGATCGAGGAAAACGGGCTGAATGCGAAGAAGGCGCTCGGCCAGAACTTCCTGCTCGATCTCAACCTGACCTCGAAGATCGCCCGCAGCGCGGGCGACCTGACGCAGTCGACCGTGCTGGAGATTGGACCCGGACCCGGCGGGCTGACGCGCGCCCTTCTGCTGAACGGCGCAAGGAAAGTCATCGCCGTCGAGCGCGATGAGAGATGCCGACCGGCGCTTGATGATATCGCGGCCCACTATCCCGGACGGCTCGAAGTGATTTTCGGGGATGCCCTGAAGATCGATATGTCCGCGCTGGCGGATGGACTGCCGCTCAAGATCGTGGCCAATCTTCCGTACAATGTCGGCACCGAACTGCTGGTCCGCTGGCTCACCGTGCCGGACTGGCCGCCCAGCTACGAATCCATGACGCTGATGTTCCAGCGCGAGGTCGCGCAACGCATCGTCGCCGCTCCGGGCAGCGATGCCTATGGGCGGCTCGGCGTGCTTGCCGGATGGCGCACCAATGCCCGCATCGTTTTCGACGTGCCGCCGCAGGCGTTCACGCCGCCACCGAAAGTGACCTCTTCGGTTGTCCATCTCGTGCCACGGCATGAGCCGCTTCCGGCGGATGTCGCGCGGCTGGCGCGCGTGACGGAAGCCGCGTTCGGCCAGCGCCGGAAGATGCTCAGGCAGAGCCTGAAATCGCTCGGCGGCGAGCGCCTTCTGGCGGCAACCGGGATCGACGGAACCCGGCGCGCCGAAACGCTTGCGGTCGCCGAATTCGTCGCGCTTGCAAATGCAATTTAG
- a CDS encoding phytoene/squalene synthase family protein, with protein MPQEPDIAAELRRADPDRYLSVLYASQASRAALFALYAFNVEIASVRDRIHDPMPGEIRLQWWRDAIDSTSTEAAAGHPLASGLMQAIARHELPPGAFDNYIEARIFDLYNDPMPSRTDLEGYCGETASALIQLSALVLDKAAAPSFAELAGHAGCAQAIAGLLRLLPLHRARGQCYVPAEILAASGLSVESLLNGGDNAALGRAVAAMTALAREHLTAFLSQAGDLPLSLRPAFLPVALTGAYLDAIDRKGFKAAHEVADIPGWKRHWLLFRAASRGF; from the coding sequence ATGCCGCAGGAGCCGGACATAGCGGCCGAACTGCGCCGCGCCGACCCGGACCGCTACCTGAGCGTTCTCTATGCTTCGCAGGCGAGCCGCGCCGCGCTGTTTGCGCTCTATGCCTTCAATGTCGAGATCGCCTCGGTGCGCGACCGCATCCACGATCCGATGCCCGGCGAAATCCGCTTGCAATGGTGGCGCGATGCTATTGATTCAACGTCGACCGAAGCCGCTGCCGGTCACCCACTGGCATCCGGGTTGATGCAAGCCATCGCCCGCCATGAGCTGCCGCCCGGTGCCTTCGATAACTACATCGAGGCCCGCATCTTCGATCTCTACAACGACCCCATGCCGTCGCGCACCGATCTGGAGGGCTATTGCGGCGAGACGGCATCGGCGCTCATCCAGTTGTCGGCGCTTGTGCTCGATAAGGCTGCCGCCCCATCTTTCGCGGAACTTGCCGGGCATGCAGGCTGCGCGCAGGCCATTGCCGGGCTGCTGCGGCTCCTGCCGCTGCACCGCGCGCGTGGCCAGTGCTATGTTCCGGCGGAAATCCTCGCGGCGTCGGGCCTCTCCGTGGAGAGCCTTCTCAACGGCGGAGACAACGCCGCGCTTGGCCGCGCCGTTGCAGCGATGACGGCGCTGGCGCGAGAACATCTCACGGCTTTTCTCAGTCAGGCAGGCGACTTGCCCCTGTCACTGCGCCCTGCATTCCTGCCCGTTGCGCTGACTGGCGCCTATCTCGACGCCATCGACAGGAAGGGCTTCAAGGCGGCGCATGAGGTCGCCGACATCCCTGGGTGGAAACGGCATTGGTTGCTGTTCCGCGCGGCGAGCCGGGGCTTTTAG
- a CDS encoding Mth938-like domain-containing protein — translation MAGIVIREAHFPGRAPIEAYGNGGFRFADMSHRGSILCLPSGIYGWEPANADALATDDFAKLIAEADSVEILLVGTGPDLKPLDSSLRAVLRENRISADPMSTGAAVRTYNVLLAEDRAVAAALVAVD, via the coding sequence ATGGCAGGAATCGTCATCCGGGAGGCGCATTTTCCCGGGCGCGCGCCAATCGAGGCCTATGGCAATGGCGGATTCCGTTTCGCCGACATGTCGCATCGCGGCTCGATCCTGTGCCTGCCGTCTGGAATCTATGGCTGGGAACCGGCCAATGCCGACGCGCTTGCCACGGACGATTTCGCAAAGCTCATCGCCGAAGCTGACAGCGTGGAAATCCTGCTGGTCGGAACCGGACCGGACCTCAAGCCGCTGGATTCGTCATTGCGGGCGGTGCTGAGGGAAAACCGCATCAGTGCCGACCCCATGTCCACGGGTGCCGCGGTGCGCACCTACAACGTGCTTCTCGCGGAAGACCGCGCGGTGGCGGCCGCGCTCGTCGCCGTGGACTGA
- the secDF gene encoding protein translocase subunit SecDF has product MLYFSRWKTFSIWAVVLLGVILALPNLFSKATLESLPGWVPKQPMTLGLDLQGGSHVLLAVDQEDLIKERLQATRDDIRTLLRDAKIGYTGLTSGERHVTVRISEANDLDKAKQALEVLTQPISSGLFNGGAIREFALQEPQPGVLQYNMTDEGLNYRIGSAVTQSIEVIGRRVNELGTTEPIIQRQGADRILVQVPGLQDPQRLKEILGQTAKLTFQMVDQSVPVQQAINGRPPAGSTVMYSTDDPPVPYLIENRVIVSGENLVDAQATFDQRTSEPVVSFRFDAKGAQRFAQATQQNVGRLFAIILDSEVISAPQIREPILGGSGQISGNFTPQSANDLAVLLRAGALPADLTIVEERTVGPSLGADSIDAGKFASVIAGILVVGFMLIAYGTLGLIANIALAANVILIVAILSLLGATLTMPGIAGIVLTVGMAVDSNVIIYERVREERRWGRSLVQSLDSGFSRALATIVDANFTTFIAAVILFFLGSGPVKGFAVTLAIGIITTVFTAFTLTRWLVAVWLRRMKPKELPSGLITFVPHDTKLPFMSWRKYAFGLSAALSIAAVILFFSIEMNYGIDFRGGTSIEVQAKSGQADSADVRARLNELNMGDVQVQEFGSPSELLIRVEGQNLGDKAEQSVVDKVHLELNDDYDFRRVESVGPTVSSELAFNGAMGVLASMVAMLIYIWFRFEWQFGLGAIIATIHDVTMMIGLYVITGLEFNLTSIAAILTIVGYSINDTVVVYDRVRENLRKYKKMPIEELLDLSMNQTLSRTILTGVTTLLALIALYIWGGEVIRSFTFAMIFGILVGTYSSVFVAGPLLILFRLRQEGTETDNKEQLPAAPAGAQPSKG; this is encoded by the coding sequence ATGCTCTATTTTTCGCGTTGGAAGACGTTTTCGATCTGGGCGGTCGTGCTGCTCGGCGTGATATTGGCGCTTCCAAACCTGTTTTCCAAAGCGACGCTTGAATCCCTGCCGGGCTGGGTGCCCAAGCAGCCGATGACGCTTGGCCTCGATCTTCAAGGCGGTTCGCACGTTCTTCTGGCGGTCGATCAGGAAGACCTGATCAAGGAACGACTTCAGGCGACGCGCGACGACATTCGCACCCTGCTGCGCGACGCGAAGATCGGATATACCGGACTGACCAGCGGAGAGCGTCACGTAACGGTACGCATCTCCGAGGCCAACGACCTCGACAAGGCCAAGCAGGCGCTGGAGGTCCTTACGCAGCCGATTTCTTCCGGCTTGTTCAACGGCGGCGCGATCCGGGAATTCGCGTTGCAGGAGCCGCAGCCGGGCGTGCTGCAATACAATATGACGGACGAAGGGCTGAACTATCGGATCGGCAGCGCCGTGACCCAGTCCATCGAAGTCATCGGCCGCCGCGTCAACGAACTTGGCACCACGGAGCCGATTATCCAGCGGCAGGGTGCCGACCGTATCCTTGTTCAGGTTCCCGGCCTCCAGGATCCGCAGCGCCTCAAGGAAATTCTCGGCCAGACCGCTAAGCTGACTTTCCAGATGGTCGACCAGTCGGTGCCCGTCCAACAGGCGATCAACGGTCGTCCGCCTGCCGGCTCGACCGTGATGTATTCGACCGACGATCCGCCGGTTCCCTATCTGATCGAGAATCGCGTCATCGTCTCCGGCGAAAACCTTGTCGACGCGCAGGCGACGTTCGACCAGCGCACCAGCGAGCCGGTCGTGTCGTTCCGCTTCGACGCCAAGGGCGCGCAGCGATTTGCACAGGCCACGCAACAGAATGTCGGTCGCCTGTTCGCGATCATTCTCGACAGCGAAGTGATATCAGCACCGCAGATTCGCGAGCCTATCCTTGGCGGCAGCGGACAGATATCCGGCAATTTCACGCCACAGAGCGCAAACGATCTTGCCGTACTGTTGCGGGCGGGCGCGCTTCCGGCGGACCTCACCATCGTCGAGGAACGCACGGTCGGCCCAAGCCTAGGCGCGGATTCCATCGACGCCGGCAAGTTCGCCTCCGTGATCGCCGGCATCCTCGTCGTCGGGTTCATGCTGATCGCCTACGGCACGCTTGGCCTGATTGCGAACATCGCGCTTGCGGCGAACGTCATCCTCATCGTCGCGATCCTGTCCCTGCTTGGTGCGACGCTCACCATGCCCGGCATCGCCGGCATCGTGCTGACCGTCGGCATGGCGGTCGACTCCAACGTCATCATCTATGAACGCGTGCGAGAGGAGAGGCGATGGGGGCGCTCACTGGTCCAGTCGCTGGATTCCGGCTTTTCGCGAGCGCTGGCAACCATCGTGGATGCCAACTTCACGACCTTTATCGCCGCCGTCATCCTGTTTTTCCTCGGCTCCGGCCCGGTCAAGGGCTTCGCCGTGACGCTCGCCATCGGCATCATCACCACGGTCTTCACGGCCTTCACGCTGACCCGCTGGCTGGTTGCGGTCTGGCTGCGCCGGATGAAGCCCAAGGAACTGCCGAGCGGGCTTATCACCTTCGTGCCTCACGACACGAAGCTGCCCTTCATGTCCTGGCGCAAATATGCCTTCGGCCTGTCGGCCGCGCTCTCCATTGCCGCCGTCATCCTGTTCTTCTCCATCGAGATGAACTACGGCATCGACTTCCGTGGCGGCACCTCGATTGAGGTTCAGGCAAAGAGCGGCCAGGCAGATTCCGCCGACGTGCGCGCCCGCCTCAACGAACTGAACATGGGCGACGTGCAGGTGCAGGAGTTCGGCTCGCCGAGCGAATTGCTGATCCGCGTGGAAGGCCAGAACCTGGGCGACAAGGCGGAACAGAGCGTCGTCGACAAGGTGCATCTCGAACTGAACGATGATTACGATTTCCGTCGCGTCGAGTCGGTCGGGCCGACTGTCTCCAGCGAGCTTGCCTTCAATGGCGCGATGGGCGTGCTGGCGTCGATGGTCGCGATGCTCATCTACATCTGGTTCCGCTTCGAATGGCAGTTCGGACTTGGCGCGATCATTGCCACCATCCACGACGTCACCATGATGATCGGCCTCTATGTGATCACGGGGCTGGAGTTCAACCTGACCAGCATCGCCGCCATTCTGACGATTGTGGGCTATTCGATCAACGACACGGTTGTCGTCTATGACCGCGTGCGTGAGAACCTGCGCAAATATAAGAAGATGCCCATCGAGGAGTTGCTCGACCTGTCGATGAACCAGACATTGTCGCGCACCATCCTGACCGGCGTCACGACGCTGCTGGCTCTCATTGCGCTCTATATCTGGGGCGGTGAAGTCATCCGCTCGTTCACCTTTGCGATGATCTTCGGCATCCTGGTCGGTACTTATTCCTCTGTCTTCGTCGCTGGCCCGCTGCTGATCCTGTTCAGGCTTCGGCAGGAAGGAACGGAGACTGACAACAAGGAGCAGTTGCCGGCAGCGCCTGCGGGTGCGCAACCTTCAAAGGGCTGA
- the yajC gene encoding preprotein translocase subunit YajC codes for MFVTPAYAQTAGTGPEALVSILPFILIFVIMYFMIIRPQRTQMKKRGEMLTAIRRGDTVVTGGGLVGKVTKVNEGSDELEVDLGNGVKVTAVRQTIAEVRVKGEPVANQNVKK; via the coding sequence ATGTTTGTAACACCGGCTTATGCGCAGACGGCGGGCACAGGACCCGAAGCGCTGGTAAGCATTCTGCCGTTCATACTCATTTTCGTCATTATGTATTTCATGATTATCCGTCCGCAGCGCACGCAGATGAAAAAGCGCGGCGAGATGCTCACGGCGATCCGCCGTGGGGATACGGTCGTGACCGGTGGCGGACTGGTCGGAAAGGTGACCAAAGTGAACGAAGGCAGCGACGAGCTTGAGGTTGACCTCGGCAACGGCGTAAAGGTGACCGCGGTGCGGCAGACCATCGCCGAGGTGCGCGTCAAGGGCGAGCCGGTCGCAAACCAGAACGTCAAGAAATAA
- a CDS encoding ATP-binding protein — translation MTEKTIETLNSKLDELIAAISRLSPPPPQPTDISTADCFVWNAETGVLDPVQRVNRVEIELIRGVDRVRDILVDNTERFAAGLPANNVLLWGARGMGKSSLVKASHSAINAGRAPADALKLIEIHREDIDTLPRLLAILKASPCRFILFCDDLSFDHDDTSYKSLKAALEGGVEGRPSNVIFYATSNRRHLLPRDMIDNERSTAINPSEAVEEKVSLSDRFGLWLGFHKCSQDEYLDMVDAYVRHHDLKIDADQLRAEALEWATTRGSRSGRVAWQFIQDLAGRLGQPLD, via the coding sequence ATGACTGAAAAGACGATTGAAACACTGAACTCGAAGCTTGATGAACTGATTGCGGCAATCAGCCGGCTTTCGCCGCCACCGCCTCAACCGACCGATATTTCCACCGCCGACTGCTTTGTCTGGAACGCCGAAACCGGCGTGCTGGACCCGGTCCAGCGCGTGAACCGCGTCGAAATCGAGCTGATCCGCGGGGTGGATCGGGTGCGCGACATACTGGTCGACAACACCGAACGATTTGCAGCCGGCCTGCCCGCAAACAACGTCCTGCTGTGGGGTGCGCGCGGCATGGGCAAGTCATCGCTCGTCAAGGCTTCCCATAGCGCGATCAATGCGGGACGTGCGCCTGCCGATGCCCTCAAGTTGATCGAGATCCATCGCGAGGACATCGACACGCTGCCGCGCCTGCTGGCCATCCTCAAGGCTTCGCCCTGCCGCTTCATCCTGTTTTGCGACGACTTGTCGTTCGACCACGACGACACGTCCTACAAGTCTCTCAAGGCAGCGCTTGAAGGGGGCGTCGAAGGCCGGCCTTCGAACGTGATCTTCTACGCCACGTCGAACCGCCGCCATCTGCTGCCGCGAGACATGATCGACAATGAACGCTCGACTGCGATCAATCCGTCCGAGGCCGTGGAGGAAAAGGTGTCGCTGTCGGACCGCTTCGGCCTGTGGCTCGGCTTTCACAAATGCAGCCAGGACGAATATCTGGATATGGTCGACGCCTATGTGCGCCATCACGACCTCAAGATCGACGCCGACCAGTTGCGTGCCGAAGCGCTTGAATGGGCCACCACGCGCGGCAGTCGCTCGGGCCGCGTCGCGTGGCAGTTCATCCAGGATCTCGCCGGTCGGCTTGGACAACCACTGGACTGA
- a CDS encoding DUF2934 domain-containing protein, whose translation MSANRDERIRQRAHAIWDREGRPEGAAQRHWQQAEQEIAQEDSAPAKKPAAKKAAVARKPKAEGASTKTAGAGPALAKRSKDAKKPAKG comes from the coding sequence ATGAGCGCAAATCGTGACGAGCGCATAAGACAACGGGCACACGCTATCTGGGATCGCGAAGGCAGGCCGGAGGGCGCTGCACAGCGCCACTGGCAACAGGCCGAACAGGAAATCGCCCAGGAAGACAGTGCGCCGGCCAAGAAGCCTGCCGCGAAGAAAGCAGCCGTGGCCAGGAAGCCGAAGGCCGAGGGCGCATCGACCAAGACGGCGGGTGCCGGCCCTGCCCTTGCGAAACGCTCCAAGGACGCGAAGAAGCCGGCGAAGGGTTGA
- the map gene encoding type I methionyl aminopeptidase, protein MVTYLDAETAPLRNTGQIRLYGPEAFEGMRKACQLTARCLDELVELVTPGVTTNTIDRFVFEFGMDHGALPATLNYRGYTKSSCTSINHVVCHGIPDDKPLREGDVVNIDVTYVLEGWHGDSSRMYPVGQIKRAAERLLEVTHECLMRGVAAVKPGARTGAIGAAIQSYAERERCSVVRDFCGHGVGRLFHDAPNILHYGSAHEGVEMREGMIFTIEPMINLGRPHVKVLSDGWTAVTRDRSLSAQYEHTVGVTGTGCEIFTLSPKGLDRPGLPS, encoded by the coding sequence ATGGTTACCTATCTCGACGCCGAAACAGCGCCGCTGCGCAACACCGGCCAAATCCGCCTTTATGGGCCTGAGGCCTTTGAAGGCATGCGCAAGGCGTGCCAGCTCACGGCGCGCTGCCTCGACGAACTCGTGGAGCTTGTGACGCCCGGCGTGACGACCAACACGATCGACCGTTTCGTTTTCGAGTTCGGCATGGATCACGGCGCCCTGCCCGCCACGCTCAACTATCGCGGCTATACGAAATCCTCCTGCACGTCGATCAACCATGTGGTCTGCCACGGCATTCCCGACGACAAACCGCTGCGCGAGGGCGATGTCGTCAACATCGACGTCACCTATGTTCTGGAGGGCTGGCATGGTGATTCCAGCCGCATGTATCCGGTCGGCCAGATCAAGCGCGCCGCCGAGCGCCTGCTGGAAGTGACGCATGAGTGCCTGATGCGCGGCGTGGCCGCCGTGAAGCCCGGCGCACGCACCGGCGCAATCGGTGCGGCGATCCAGAGCTATGCCGAGCGGGAGCGCTGCTCAGTCGTGCGCGACTTCTGCGGCCACGGGGTCGGCAGACTGTTCCACGACGCGCCCAACATCCTGCATTACGGCTCGGCGCATGAAGGCGTCGAGATGCGCGAGGGCATGATCTTCACCATCGAGCCGATGATCAATCTCGGACGTCCGCATGTGAAGGTGCTCTCCGACGGCTGGACGGCGGTGACGCGCGACCGCTCGCTCTCGGCGCAATATGAGCATACGGTTGGAGTGACCGGCACCGGCTGCGAGATCTTCACACTGTCGCCCAAGGGGCTGGATCGGCCCGGCCTGCCCTCCTGA
- the radC gene encoding DNA repair protein RadC produces MQDEQDERGFFGEQPVKPLTRAKAKTDKPHYLGHRERLRQRLRDAGPEALQDYEMLELLLFRSIARADTKTRAKALIQRFGSLGEVLGAAQHLLREVEGIGDAVAFDLKVVAAAARRMAKGEVAQREILSSWQSLLDYVRTAMAYESREQFRILFLDKRNALIADEVQQTGTVDHTPAYPREVAKRALELSATAIILVHNHPTHLF; encoded by the coding sequence ATGCAGGACGAGCAGGATGAGCGCGGTTTCTTCGGCGAGCAGCCGGTCAAGCCGCTGACAAGAGCCAAAGCCAAGACGGACAAGCCGCACTATCTCGGCCATCGCGAGCGCCTGCGCCAACGACTGCGCGATGCGGGGCCGGAAGCGCTGCAGGACTATGAAATGCTGGAGCTGCTGCTGTTTCGCTCGATCGCGCGTGCCGACACCAAAACCCGCGCCAAGGCGCTGATCCAGCGTTTCGGATCGCTGGGCGAGGTGCTGGGCGCGGCGCAGCACTTGCTGCGCGAAGTGGAGGGCATCGGCGACGCCGTCGCATTCGACCTCAAGGTCGTTGCGGCGGCCGCGCGCAGAATGGCCAAGGGCGAAGTCGCACAGCGCGAAATCTTGTCCTCGTGGCAATCGCTGCTGGACTATGTGCGCACCGCAATGGCGTATGAATCGAGGGAACAGTTCCGCATCCTGTTTCTCGACAAGCGCAACGCGCTGATCGCGGACGAAGTGCAACAGACCGGAACCGTCGACCACACGCCCGCCTATCCGCGCGAGGTCGCGAAGCGGGCGCTGGAGCTTTCCGCAACGGCTATCATCCTCGTCCATAACCATCCCACTCACCTTTTTTGA